A stretch of DNA from Halobacteriovorax sp. JY17:
AACCCGACTTCGTAGCCTCTAGAGATGTAATTAATATTAACGTCTTAGGTGTCTTAAATACTTTTGAAGCTGCACTTAAGAATATGCTTCCAAATAAGAAAGGTCACCTCGCCGCGGTTGCAAGTGTTGCTGGAATGGTAGGGCTTCCTGGAGCATCATCATACTCAGCCTCTAAAGCAGCAGTGTTAAAACTCTGTGAGTCTTACTCAATGGATTTGAAATCATTTAATATAGACGTAACTTGTATTGCTCCGGGATTTGTTGATACTCCTTTAACTCAGAAAAATGATCACGGAATGCCGTGGCTTATGAGTTCTGAGAAGGCCGCTAAGAAAATTAGAAAGGCCTTAGACAGAAAGAAGGTTCTCTTCGTTTTTCCATGGCAAATGAAAACAGTAATGTTTATACTAGAGAGACTACCAAGGTGGATGTATAGAGCATTTATGCAAATGCCGATTGCAAATTATAGTAAGTAGGTACTGTTATGAAAAAAACGATTCTTATATCACTATTAATTCTCATCAGTTGTAATAAGGAAGAAACAAAGGTTTTAGAGACTTCGAAACCTCAGCCTCATTATGACTTTTCAAAGAACGCTAATTCCGTTTCAGTTAAGGACGATTTCTCTGATTTAAAAAAGAAAGTAGATGAATCTTGCGATACGGAAGAGGAAATTAAAGAAAAGCTTGTAAAACCAAAACAAGAGGCCTTTAAGCTTCAAGGTGGTGATACTGGTTGTGATATTTCGCAGTTAAATAAAGAAGATTAGAATTTCTTTTTAAGCTCATCTTTTGCTTTTATCAGGCTAGATGCAATGGCGTTAATCAGTGAAGAGATCTCTTTTGAGAGACTCGAATTGTCGATAGTTGCACGAAAGTTTTGAATATCTAAATCCATCACTTTATTTCGATCATTCCATGTCAGTAGAAAATTATTTTCAAAATTTCGAATTGATTTCTTATCAAATATTTGAACACCGATCTCTCTTGTATTTCCCTCTTGTGAATTTGGAGAAAGAGAGGCGGAACCTGTAAGTAGAGTTTTTCCATCAATAGAGAGAGTATTTCTGTGATTTTCTTGATGATAAATTTGCAGTTCACCATTTGGAAGATTCTTTGCGCTAGAAGTTGTCTTTCTCGCTTTGACTTCAATATTATATAAGTTGAGCTCTCTTAAGTAGATCGTGTTAGGAAGACCATTTAGGCCAACGTTACTATTGTGATCAGCTAGTATCCTAATATCAAGCTTTGGCACTTCAAGCTTTCTCTTAATAAGAGCATTTATAATATAGGAGTCATAGAGATAGAGTTGCTCCATGTAGATATGGGATTTGGCATTTCTAATCATGTCTATGACTATATTTCTTGTATTCTTAATCTTTCCGTCTAAAGACGATTCCGCGAGACGAACGACTTCATCACCTAAAAGAGGATAAGAATCTCTTCTTATTTTAAAAGTATCTAAAATATTTTTGGAATTATTTAAGTACTGAGAACTCTTTAGGAGGGCAGTTTCAAAATCGCTGTAGAAGTTGCTTTGCAAGAGTGCAGCGGCAGGACCTTTGATCCAAATATCGTTATCAAAGAAATATCCTCCAGAGTGATCACTCCAATTCTTAGATCCAACAAGGGCCTGAGGCTCTTCAGTATTAGCATCTATAACAATTAATTTTGAATTATTCTCTCTTTCTTCATCAAATGTCTTCACTAAGAAAACATTATTTCTTAGCTTAACCCTTAAATTCGTTTCCAATTTTAAGTACTCTAAAGTCTGAGTCTCTTCTTGAACGAGAATAAATACTTTGAAGTTTGAGTTCTTAGAGAGTTTCTTCTCAGTTTCTCTTAAAAGGTATTTCATGACAGTCATGCCAAGAGTTCCATCTATAATTCTTACACTTATGAAAATAGATTCTTTAGCTTCTACAATCATCTCTTTTACTTTGATGAAAAT
This window harbors:
- a CDS encoding SDR family NAD(P)-dependent oxidoreductase; its protein translation is MKIFITGGTTGIGWSLAKEYLEDDHIVGICGRDLSRIETGALEKFKNLKTYKVDVTNREELIAAVDEFSEGSLDLMIASAGRSVGSKTKEPDFVASRDVININVLGVLNTFEAALKNMLPNKKGHLAAVASVAGMVGLPGASSYSASKAAVLKLCESYSMDLKSFNIDVTCIAPGFVDTPLTQKNDHGMPWLMSSEKAAKKIRKALDRKKVLFVFPWQMKTVMFILERLPRWMYRAFMQMPIANYSK
- a CDS encoding phosphatidylserine/phosphatidylglycerophosphate/cardiolipin synthase family protein → MKNLLSIFILQFSLYSQGSNFNLQERIEISSYYKDSYAIVYGDSSYSDLGEFKKSIQKLDREKKKEAKALVDELSSIIPTDFLRPIIYWKVISPNQRNLSQTLAYIMTYKANILRDSYQSPLVSSEEKEKVKKIITKIYHRKDITENNFYDSLINDFRQKSNLISSFSDLKNFILAIKETKPISYSLQEGLKISPYTLSFSGLIPGNQVEIFNKNATDKERIDWYLNQENKDLTEMPKTKHGQGHIAFKTDPIFIKVKEMIVEAKESIFISVRIIDGTLGMTVMKYLLRETEKKLSKNSNFKVFILVQEETQTLEYLKLETNLRVKLRNNVFLVKTFDEERENNSKLIVIDANTEEPQALVGSKNWSDHSGGYFFDNDIWIKGPAAALLQSNFYSDFETALLKSSQYLNNSKNILDTFKIRRDSYPLLGDEVVRLAESSLDGKIKNTRNIVIDMIRNAKSHIYMEQLYLYDSYIINALIKRKLEVPKLDIRILADHNSNVGLNGLPNTIYLRELNLYNIEVKARKTTSSAKNLPNGELQIYHQENHRNTLSIDGKTLLTGSASLSPNSQEGNTREIGVQIFDKKSIRNFENNFLLTWNDRNKVMDLDIQNFRATIDNSSLSKEISSLINAIASSLIKAKDELKKKF